In Erythrobacter sp. F6033, a single genomic region encodes these proteins:
- a CDS encoding sterol desaturase family protein: MPEFSPTQFAVPLFVVAVLAEMLWARFRAPEKYEPMDTLVSLAFGLGSTVAGALFGGFALYVFIAAYEYRLFDLGPEWWIVWWAWPLVFILDDLKYYWVHRAGHRIRWMWASHVNHHSSQHYNLSTALRQSWTGSFTFGLLFALPLVLLGFHPAMIAIVGGFNLIYQFWIHTEAIDRMPRWFEAVMNTPSHHRVHHATNPRYLDRNYAGVFIIWDKMFGTFEAERDDEKIRYGIIKQLGSFNLLWAVFHEWIGMITDIWRSPWKHKLSYLLRPPGWSHDGSRETSDTIRERWRARTGQSDAVKPVASRNPIESQGEAA, from the coding sequence ATGCCTGAATTCTCCCCCACCCAATTTGCCGTGCCTCTCTTCGTAGTCGCCGTCCTGGCTGAAATGCTGTGGGCGAGGTTCCGCGCACCCGAGAAATATGAGCCGATGGACACATTGGTAAGCTTGGCGTTCGGACTGGGCTCGACAGTCGCGGGCGCTTTGTTCGGCGGTTTTGCCCTTTATGTGTTTATCGCTGCTTACGAATATCGCCTGTTTGACCTCGGTCCTGAATGGTGGATCGTTTGGTGGGCATGGCCGCTTGTCTTTATTCTTGATGACCTCAAATATTATTGGGTTCACCGTGCGGGGCACCGGATCCGATGGATGTGGGCAAGCCATGTGAACCACCATTCCAGCCAGCATTACAACCTATCAACCGCGCTCAGGCAGTCGTGGACCGGATCATTCACGTTCGGATTGCTCTTTGCCCTGCCATTGGTGCTGCTTGGCTTTCACCCGGCCATGATCGCCATCGTCGGCGGCTTCAATCTGATCTACCAATTCTGGATCCACACCGAAGCCATCGATAGGATGCCGCGCTGGTTTGAAGCCGTAATGAACACGCCGAGCCATCACCGCGTGCACCACGCGACCAACCCACGCTATCTCGATCGCAACTACGCTGGCGTGTTTATTATCTGGGACAAGATGTTCGGCACGTTCGAGGCCGAACGCGATGATGAGAAAATCCGGTATGGCATCATCAAACAGCTAGGCAGTTTCAACCTGCTGTGGGCCGTGTTCCACGAGTGGATCGGAATGATCACCGACATTTGGCGCAGCCCGTGGAAGCATAAGCTGTCCTATTTGCTGCGTCCTCCCGGCTGGAGCCATGATGGCTCGCGCGAAACCTCCGACACGATCCGCGAACGCTGGCGCGCCAGAACCGGCCAAAGCGACGCTGTAAAACCAGTTGCTTCGAGAAACCCGATTGAAAGCCAAGGCGAAGCTGCGTAG
- a CDS encoding amidohydrolase, with the protein MKLPFTTLTAAASATLLVSAAPLAADDHAVDPTAFVEADAKRTERVAQQLWELAELGYLETQTTALLQSELSGEGFRIEQGIADIPTAFLAEWGEGGPVIAIMAEMDALPGINQSASPLREIIEGKNAGHACGHNLFGAGSLVAAIAVKKWLEETGTPGRIRFYGTPAEEGGSGKVYMTRAGMFDDVDVAIHWHAGDENSAAAQTSLANRSAKFRFKGISAHAAGAPERGRSALDGAEAMNMMANMLHEHMPQDARMHYVITSGGNAPNVVPDFAEVFYYVRHPDPDGVEEIWARLENAARGAATGTGTEVEWEVIHGNNPLLVNETLAKVMDQKLRQVGGVEYTDEERAWAEQLQESLGDAAKPLASAGEIGEYEKSLGYGSTDVGDVSWATPTVGVRTATWVPGTSAHSWQAVAASGHSIGHKGTQVAAKSMSLMAVELFTNPELRAAARAEFDAARGEDYEYRSLLGDRAPPLDYRK; encoded by the coding sequence ATGAAATTGCCTTTCACCACGCTCACCGCCGCTGCGTCTGCCACGCTTCTTGTTTCGGCTGCACCGCTGGCTGCCGACGATCACGCAGTCGATCCGACTGCCTTCGTCGAGGCCGATGCAAAGCGGACCGAGCGTGTGGCTCAGCAGCTCTGGGAATTGGCGGAGCTCGGATACCTCGAGACCCAAACAACGGCATTGTTGCAAAGCGAGCTGTCCGGAGAAGGTTTCCGCATTGAGCAAGGCATTGCCGATATTCCGACAGCCTTTCTGGCCGAATGGGGTGAAGGCGGGCCGGTCATCGCGATTATGGCGGAAATGGATGCGCTGCCCGGTATCAACCAGTCTGCCTCGCCTTTGCGGGAAATAATCGAAGGCAAGAATGCGGGCCATGCCTGCGGGCACAACCTGTTTGGCGCCGGATCGCTGGTCGCCGCCATCGCCGTAAAAAAATGGCTGGAGGAAACAGGCACACCGGGCCGTATTCGGTTTTACGGCACGCCAGCCGAGGAAGGCGGGTCAGGCAAAGTCTATATGACCCGCGCTGGCATGTTCGATGATGTCGATGTGGCGATCCATTGGCATGCCGGCGATGAAAACAGCGCGGCGGCGCAAACGAGCCTCGCCAACCGTTCCGCCAAGTTCCGTTTCAAAGGGATTTCTGCTCACGCGGCCGGCGCACCGGAACGCGGGCGCAGCGCGCTCGATGGGGCTGAGGCCATGAACATGATGGCGAACATGCTGCACGAGCATATGCCGCAGGATGCGCGGATGCACTATGTGATCACTTCGGGCGGTAACGCTCCGAATGTCGTTCCTGATTTTGCCGAGGTTTTCTATTACGTCCGCCATCCCGATCCCGATGGAGTTGAAGAGATTTGGGCGCGGCTTGAGAATGCTGCACGCGGCGCCGCTACGGGAACTGGCACCGAAGTCGAATGGGAAGTAATCCACGGCAACAATCCACTTTTGGTCAACGAAACATTGGCCAAAGTGATGGACCAAAAGCTTCGGCAGGTCGGCGGCGTAGAATACACCGATGAAGAGCGCGCCTGGGCGGAGCAGTTGCAAGAATCGCTCGGCGATGCGGCAAAGCCTCTCGCAAGTGCGGGTGAAATCGGTGAATACGAAAAGAGCCTGGGATACGGATCTACTGATGTCGGTGATGTATCATGGGCGACTCCAACGGTAGGCGTCCGTACGGCCACTTGGGTGCCAGGAACGAGCGCGCATAGCTGGCAAGCGGTTGCAGCGAGCGGGCACTCAATAGGACATAAGGGGACACAAGTCGCCGCGAAGTCGATGTCCTTGATGGCTGTGGAGCTGTTCACCAACCCCGAACTGCGCGCGGCCGCTCGGGCCGAATTCGATGCGGCTCGCGGCGAGGACTATGAGTACCGCTCTCTGCTCGGCGACCGCGCACCGCCGCTCGATTACCGTAAGTAG
- a CDS encoding TIGR01244 family sulfur transferase, with translation MNEFRKLTDSVFASAQIELPDVAAAKDDGFTLIINNRPDGEDPSAPQGSEIAAAAEQSGIAYLEIPIGHSGFSEPQVDEMVAALASDDAKVLAYCRSGTRSTFLWSLAQAKNGGNPDEIAAAAMQAGYDISPIRPMIDMLAAR, from the coding sequence ATGAACGAATTTCGCAAACTAACCGATTCGGTATTCGCCAGCGCGCAAATTGAGCTTCCCGATGTCGCGGCCGCCAAGGATGACGGCTTCACCCTGATCATCAACAATCGGCCAGATGGTGAAGATCCAAGTGCGCCGCAAGGGAGCGAGATTGCTGCGGCAGCTGAACAGTCAGGCATCGCCTATTTAGAAATTCCCATCGGCCATTCCGGGTTCAGTGAACCGCAAGTCGACGAGATGGTCGCAGCGCTTGCTAGCGATGATGCGAAAGTGCTCGCCTATTGCCGCTCGGGCACCCGCTCGACATTCCTATGGTCGCTTGCCCAAGCGAAAAACGGCGGCAATCCCGATGAAATCGCCGCAGCGGCCATGCAGGCTGGTTATGACATCAGCCCGATCCGTCCGATGATCGACATGCTCGCCGCGCGCTAA
- a CDS encoding cold-shock protein: MGYDRGRRRGKDKRDGFGEDSFDPFGGGMDGYSPPSDFGNDRGGDRFGGGDRGGDRYSGGDRGGPRGGGGFGGADRGGPRGGGGDRGGGGGGGGFNRMPAQVVGTGKGTVKFFNSQKGFGFIAQETGGEDVFVHISAVERAGLEGLAEGQELEFNLVDRGGKVSAQDLQIVGDVIAAPKADAGPPKRELTGEKATGTVKFFNSMKGFGFLVRDDGQPDAFVHISAVERSGLTEIAEGERFEFDLEVDRRGKHSAVNLSPVQE, translated from the coding sequence ATGGGTTACGATAGAGGACGTCGGCGCGGCAAGGACAAGCGCGACGGATTCGGCGAGGACAGCTTTGATCCTTTTGGCGGCGGCATGGATGGATATTCCCCGCCGAGCGATTTCGGCAATGACCGTGGCGGCGACCGTTTTGGCGGCGGCGATCGCGGTGGCGACCGTTATAGCGGCGGCGATCGCGGCGGACCTCGCGGTGGCGGTGGTTTCGGCGGCGCAGATCGCGGTGGCCCACGTGGCGGCGGCGGTGATCGCGGCGGCGGCGGTGGTGGCGGTGGTTTCAACCGCATGCCAGCGCAGGTCGTTGGTACCGGCAAAGGCACCGTGAAATTCTTCAATAGTCAAAAAGGCTTCGGCTTTATCGCTCAGGAAACTGGCGGCGAAGATGTGTTTGTTCATATCAGTGCAGTCGAGCGGGCTGGTCTTGAAGGCTTGGCCGAAGGTCAGGAGCTTGAATTCAACCTCGTCGATCGCGGCGGAAAAGTTTCGGCTCAAGATCTGCAGATTGTCGGCGATGTTATCGCAGCGCCTAAAGCCGATGCAGGCCCACCGAAGCGTGAGCTTACCGGTGAAAAAGCGACAGGAACGGTCAAATTCTTCAATTCGATGAAGGGCTTTGGCTTCCTCGTGCGTGATGATGGCCAACCAGACGCGTTTGTGCATATCAGCGCGGTCGAACGTTCGGGCCTTACGGAAATTGCCGAAGGTGAACGGTTTGAATTTGACCTTGAGGTGGATCGACGCGGAAAGCATTCTGCGGTCAATCTTTCGCCTGTTCAGGAGTAA
- a CDS encoding aspartate aminotransferase family protein: MSITPLMPVYPRCGVRPVRGEHCHLIDEDGTRYLDFASGIAVNLLGHSHEGLIGAVQKQAETLMHVSNLYGSPQGEKLAQQLVDNTFADTVFFTNSGAEAVETAIKCARAYHQNAGDEGDANRFEIITFTNAFHGRTMATISASNQTKMHHGFSPLLEGFKYAEFDDLEAAKALIGPNTAGFLVEPIQGEGGIRPASDEFMKGLRALADEHDLMLVLDEVQCGVARTGKMYAHEHYGIDPDILASAKGLGGGFPIGACLATEKAARGMTFGTHGSTYGGNPLGMAAGSAVMDAVANDEFLAEVTDKGERIRSRLEQFIGNYPELFELVRGKGLMLGIKMKVESRPFFVHLRDNHQLLTVAAGDQTLRVIPPLVIGDAEIDEFFEKLSAGAASFKVPESA; the protein is encoded by the coding sequence ATGTCCATTACCCCGCTTATGCCTGTTTACCCGCGCTGCGGCGTTCGTCCGGTCCGCGGCGAGCACTGCCATTTGATTGATGAAGATGGCACCCGTTATCTCGATTTCGCGAGTGGTATCGCGGTGAACTTACTCGGCCATTCACACGAAGGCCTGATTGGCGCAGTGCAAAAACAGGCGGAAACGCTGATGCATGTGTCTAATCTTTACGGCAGCCCTCAGGGTGAGAAGCTGGCCCAACAATTGGTCGATAACACCTTTGCCGACACGGTGTTCTTCACCAATTCGGGTGCGGAAGCAGTTGAAACAGCGATCAAGTGCGCGCGCGCTTATCACCAAAATGCAGGTGACGAAGGCGATGCAAACCGGTTTGAGATCATCACCTTCACCAATGCCTTTCACGGTCGGACGATGGCGACGATCAGCGCTTCGAATCAGACCAAGATGCACCATGGCTTCTCGCCATTGTTGGAAGGGTTCAAATACGCTGAGTTTGACGATCTTGAAGCCGCGAAAGCGCTGATCGGGCCGAACACAGCCGGCTTTCTGGTTGAGCCAATTCAGGGTGAAGGCGGTATCCGCCCAGCGTCCGATGAATTCATGAAAGGCCTTCGCGCGCTGGCAGACGAGCATGATCTGATGCTCGTGCTGGACGAAGTGCAATGCGGCGTCGCGCGGACTGGCAAGATGTACGCGCATGAGCACTATGGGATTGATCCCGACATTCTTGCGAGCGCTAAGGGTCTCGGCGGGGGCTTTCCAATAGGTGCGTGCCTCGCAACGGAGAAAGCGGCGCGCGGGATGACCTTCGGCACACATGGCTCGACTTACGGCGGGAATCCGCTCGGGATGGCTGCGGGCAGCGCGGTAATGGACGCAGTGGCAAATGATGAATTTCTCGCCGAAGTCACCGACAAAGGCGAACGCATCCGCTCGCGTCTCGAACAGTTTATCGGGAATTATCCTGAACTGTTTGAATTGGTGCGCGGTAAGGGCCTGATGCTTGGCATCAAGATGAAGGTCGAAAGCCGCCCGTTCTTTGTCCATCTCCGCGATAACCACCAGTTGCTTACGGTGGCTGCGGGCGATCAGACCTTACGTGTGATACCGCCATTGGTGATCGGTGATGCTGAGATCGACGAGTTCTTTGAAAAACTCTCGGCCGGTGCGGCGAGCTTCAAGGTGCCTGAATCAGCATAA
- the argF gene encoding ornithine carbamoyltransferase: MAYQHFLDLGDAGPDAIAEMINDAIDRKSARAGWPKGRADADRPLDGRVLALVFEKNSTRTRVSFDIAMRQLGGTVLILEAGSSQLGRGETIADTARVLSRMVDAIMLRTDDHAKIEEMARHASVPVINGLTDRSHPCQIAADLLTVIEHGKALPGLEVAWLGDGNNVLHSILEAAGLMKFNVRIATPAGYEPEGEFVEMARAGGAIVTLTHDAKAAASKADVVVTDTWISMGQADADEKRAAMEPFQVNSEVMASAKSDAIFLHCLPAHVGEEVSEDVFESDQSVVFDEAENRIHAQKSVLLWSFGLLG; this comes from the coding sequence ATGGCCTATCAGCACTTCCTGGATTTAGGCGACGCAGGTCCTGATGCTATCGCGGAGATGATCAATGACGCGATTGATCGCAAATCGGCGCGCGCTGGTTGGCCAAAAGGCAGGGCCGACGCTGATCGTCCGCTCGACGGACGTGTGCTGGCGCTGGTGTTTGAGAAGAATTCGACCCGAACTCGGGTAAGCTTCGACATCGCAATGCGTCAGCTAGGCGGCACGGTTCTCATTCTCGAAGCGGGGTCAAGCCAACTTGGACGGGGCGAAACCATTGCGGATACAGCGCGCGTGTTGAGCCGGATGGTCGATGCAATTATGCTGCGAACGGATGATCACGCGAAGATTGAAGAAATGGCGCGTCATGCGAGCGTGCCCGTGATCAATGGCCTTACGGACCGGTCCCATCCGTGCCAGATCGCAGCAGACCTCCTCACCGTGATCGAGCATGGCAAAGCTCTCCCGGGTCTCGAGGTCGCATGGTTGGGTGATGGCAACAATGTGCTTCACTCGATCCTAGAAGCGGCGGGATTGATGAAATTCAACGTTCGCATCGCGACACCCGCTGGATACGAACCGGAGGGCGAATTCGTCGAAATGGCGAGGGCTGGCGGGGCAATTGTCACGCTCACGCATGATGCGAAGGCTGCCGCAAGCAAAGCCGATGTCGTTGTAACCGATACGTGGATTTCGATGGGTCAGGCTGACGCTGATGAAAAGCGGGCTGCGATGGAACCGTTTCAAGTTAATTCAGAAGTGATGGCCTCGGCAAAATCTGATGCGATATTTCTGCATTGTCTTCCGGCACATGTCGGCGAAGAAGTAAGCGAGGATGTGTTCGAAAGCGATCAGTCCGTCGTCTTCGATGAAGCCGAGAACCGCATTCATGCGCAGAAGTCGGTTCTTCTCTGGAGCTTCGGCTTGCTGGGATAG
- a CDS encoding Hsp33 family molecular chaperone HslO, whose protein sequence is MNTQTETFSDKILGFTLPARNARARIVRLDQVIADVLSAHDYPAPITHLLSEALVLAALMGGLLKGEQAQMTLQAQSQTGVVSLLVCDFRAGDMRGYAEFDGERLEGLGANPSLSAMFGDGYLAITFETGPGQRYQGIVPLEGETLTDACEAYFTQSEQIPTMIRVASQAGASGSFAGGLLLQHLADGEEGRERLHVKMDHPDWEHVAVMASSISHDELLDPALSMEGIAWRLFHEEEEVRVQSGASLSRGCRCNQQYYEGVIRRFPTAEQAEMRNEQGKIVVDCAFCAKAFELQI, encoded by the coding sequence ATGAACACGCAAACGGAAACATTCTCAGATAAAATCCTGGGGTTCACGCTGCCTGCGCGAAATGCCCGTGCTCGCATTGTGCGTCTTGATCAGGTTATCGCGGATGTACTCTCAGCACATGACTACCCTGCACCCATCACGCATTTGTTGAGTGAAGCGCTTGTACTCGCAGCTCTTATGGGAGGCTTGTTGAAGGGGGAGCAGGCACAAATGACGCTGCAGGCTCAATCGCAGACGGGCGTTGTATCCTTGCTCGTTTGTGATTTTCGCGCTGGTGATATGCGCGGCTATGCCGAGTTCGACGGGGAGCGATTGGAGGGGCTTGGTGCGAATCCATCATTGTCCGCAATGTTCGGAGATGGCTATCTCGCGATCACTTTCGAAACCGGACCGGGGCAGCGATACCAAGGTATTGTGCCGCTTGAGGGTGAGACGCTTACCGATGCGTGCGAAGCGTATTTTACTCAATCAGAACAAATCCCGACGATGATTCGCGTGGCCAGTCAGGCGGGAGCGAGCGGCTCGTTCGCGGGCGGTCTTTTGCTTCAGCACCTTGCGGATGGTGAGGAAGGCCGCGAGCGGTTGCATGTCAAAATGGACCATCCGGACTGGGAGCATGTAGCCGTGATGGCGTCGAGCATCAGCCATGATGAATTGCTCGATCCGGCACTTTCGATGGAAGGAATCGCTTGGCGTCTCTTTCACGAAGAAGAGGAGGTGCGAGTGCAGTCTGGCGCCAGCCTATCGCGCGGTTGCCGGTGCAATCAGCAATATTATGAAGGCGTCATCCGACGCTTTCCGACCGCTGAGCAGGCCGAGATGCGCAATGAACAAGGGAAGATCGTGGTGGATTGCGCGTTTTGTGCAAAGGCTTTTGAGCTACAGATTTAA
- the queC gene encoding 7-cyano-7-deazaguanine synthase QueC, translating to MKDTTSKPTAIVLLSGGLDSMVTAAIAKERGYEVRALSVDYGQRHKLELNSAKKIAEKLGLASQVEIALDLRAFGGSALTDSIDVPKSGVGDDIPVTYVPARNLVFLALTTACAEAANSRDVFIGVNALDYSGYPDCRPEFIESFTETARLGTKSGIEGRPFTIHAPLQNMTKADIAAECERLNLDPSWSWSCYDPTEAGKACGLCDSCRLRKKGFAEAGITDSTAYAA from the coding sequence ATGAAAGACACGACTTCCAAACCAACAGCTATCGTCCTGCTCTCCGGCGGACTGGATTCTATGGTAACCGCCGCGATCGCAAAGGAACGGGGTTATGAAGTTCGAGCGCTATCGGTCGATTACGGCCAGCGGCACAAACTTGAGCTGAATTCTGCCAAGAAGATTGCAGAAAAGCTGGGTTTGGCGAGCCAAGTCGAAATCGCGCTAGATCTTCGTGCCTTTGGCGGTTCGGCTCTGACCGATTCAATTGACGTTCCGAAGTCGGGGGTCGGTGACGATATTCCTGTCACCTACGTTCCAGCACGAAACTTGGTATTCCTGGCGCTAACGACGGCATGTGCAGAAGCGGCCAATTCGCGCGATGTCTTCATCGGCGTGAACGCGCTTGATTATTCTGGTTATCCAGATTGTCGCCCAGAATTCATCGAGAGTTTCACCGAGACGGCGCGATTAGGCACAAAGTCGGGGATCGAAGGGCGCCCATTCACGATCCATGCGCCGCTCCAAAATATGACGAAAGCGGACATCGCGGCGGAGTGTGAGCGACTGAATTTGGACCCTTCGTGGAGTTGGTCTTGTTATGATCCAACCGAAGCTGGCAAGGCCTGCGGACTCTGCGATTCCTGTCGTTTACGCAAAAAGGGTTTTGCCGAAGCGGGAATAACAGATAGCACTGCATACGCAGCCTGA
- a CDS encoding MFS transporter, with translation MSEAKTVEPEQVEQPVPAYSWYALSVLVLIYVLNFIDRQILSILANDIKADLGVDDAYLGFLYGTAFAIFYALFGIPLGKLADSWKRVRLMTLGLTLWSAMTAVSGFAKDAATLTVARIGVGVGEATASPSAYSLISDWFPARLRATALAIYSSGLYIGGGVSLAIGGLIVDNWNRTFPDGDPFLGLAGWQAAFIAVGLPGLLLAVWVFTLREPVRGAIDGLPTEEDPHPFRGFIQELYTVIPPFTFVGAAQRGLGSFAINIAVFLAAQVAAHFITVWLGSGQGIIIAALGNLIGLEMPAISDQWALLAIGYYAVFCWASALRIRDYPTFALTWGSPAFLCTILGYGTVAFMAYSASYWGAPYAERVFDVSKAELGFWLGGGGAAGGFLGVILGGRMADSLYLKTQGGRIWVILFGLLSPIPFAYVQYTTESWALFLVLNVVVGALAASALGAAAASSQALVLPRMRGTATATFFLATTLVGLGLGPYTAGYVSALNDGDLSAGVLSTLWITPIGFVLLVSALKLVPKANKTVVERATAAGEPVGAKQVTAS, from the coding sequence TTGTCAGAAGCGAAGACTGTCGAGCCGGAGCAGGTCGAACAACCAGTTCCAGCTTATAGCTGGTATGCCCTAAGCGTTCTGGTCCTTATCTACGTTTTGAACTTTATTGACCGGCAAATTCTCTCGATCCTAGCCAACGATATCAAAGCGGACCTTGGCGTTGATGACGCATATCTAGGCTTCTTATATGGTACCGCATTCGCGATTTTTTATGCGTTGTTCGGGATACCGCTTGGAAAACTCGCGGACAGTTGGAAGCGCGTGAGACTTATGACCCTTGGTTTGACCTTATGGTCGGCCATGACAGCCGTTTCTGGATTTGCGAAAGATGCGGCGACTCTTACAGTTGCGCGGATCGGTGTTGGTGTAGGTGAGGCGACGGCAAGCCCTTCAGCATACTCGCTGATCTCCGATTGGTTTCCGGCTCGCTTGCGGGCAACGGCGCTCGCGATCTATTCCTCCGGCCTTTATATTGGCGGCGGCGTTTCACTCGCCATTGGCGGGCTGATTGTCGATAACTGGAATCGCACATTCCCAGATGGCGACCCATTTCTAGGTCTTGCTGGCTGGCAGGCTGCGTTTATCGCGGTCGGACTGCCTGGGCTGCTCCTCGCGGTTTGGGTTTTCACTCTTCGGGAACCGGTTCGAGGGGCAATAGATGGTCTGCCAACTGAAGAAGACCCACACCCATTCCGTGGTTTCATTCAAGAACTCTACACGGTGATTCCACCGTTCACATTTGTCGGGGCTGCCCAACGCGGTCTTGGCTCTTTTGCCATCAACATCGCGGTTTTTCTGGCTGCACAAGTGGCTGCTCACTTTATCACTGTGTGGCTCGGGTCCGGCCAAGGGATAATTATCGCAGCCCTTGGCAACTTGATTGGTTTAGAGATGCCCGCCATTTCGGACCAATGGGCCTTGTTGGCTATCGGCTATTACGCGGTCTTTTGTTGGGCGAGTGCGTTGCGCATTCGAGACTATCCGACATTTGCACTGACATGGGGCTCGCCGGCATTTCTCTGCACGATCTTAGGTTACGGCACTGTGGCCTTCATGGCCTATTCCGCATCATATTGGGGCGCGCCCTACGCAGAACGCGTCTTTGATGTGTCAAAAGCAGAGTTGGGTTTCTGGCTCGGCGGTGGAGGAGCTGCAGGCGGTTTCCTGGGGGTAATACTCGGCGGCCGCATGGCTGATTCGTTGTATCTCAAGACGCAAGGAGGGCGGATATGGGTGATCCTTTTCGGTCTGCTCAGCCCAATTCCTTTTGCTTATGTTCAATATACAACGGAGAGTTGGGCACTGTTCCTTGTGCTTAACGTGGTTGTGGGTGCATTGGCGGCGTCAGCTCTTGGCGCGGCGGCGGCGAGCAGCCAAGCCTTGGTCCTACCGCGGATGCGTGGGACGGCCACAGCAACATTTTTCCTCGCGACAACATTGGTCGGTTTGGGCCTTGGGCCATATACCGCAGGATACGTGTCGGCCCTCAATGACGGTGATTTGAGCGCCGGAGTTTTGTCGACTTTGTGGATTACACCGATCGGATTTGTGTTGCTTGTGTCAGCTCTGAAATTGGTGCCTAAGGCTAACAAGACCGTTGTTGAGCGCGCAACCGCTGCAGGTGAGCCAGTTGGAGCAAAGCAGGTCACCGCTTCATAG
- a CDS encoding OmpA family protein, translating into MRKLVIGMAMASTALTAPATAREGEWYVEIGGGPMLVEDIEFDVNGSPEEYSGDYDNGADFGGLVGYDFGAFRLEAEASYRTANLETFTVSPGFLNQVPAGTSQAANGEFNALSFMVNGLFDFGSDDGLQAFFGGGIGVARTDFEAQYFSNLSPVIDDSDTGLAWQILAGVRAPISDSWDAGLRYRYFNAPSIELFDTVGNTLDTDASSHSLLGTLTYNFGGEDTPPPPPPPPPPPPPPPPPPPPPPPPPPPPPPCNTGPYIVFFDFDQSDITAEAATVLNNAVTAYANCGTANVMLAGHTDRSGSVTYNMGLAERRNTSVTDYLTGRGIPGARISSEAFGESQPRVPTADGVRELQNRRVEVSYGPGSGM; encoded by the coding sequence ATGCGCAAACTCGTCATAGGTATGGCGATGGCTTCGACAGCGCTTACCGCGCCTGCCACAGCTCGTGAGGGCGAGTGGTATGTCGAGATCGGCGGTGGCCCGATGCTCGTTGAAGACATCGAATTCGACGTCAATGGTAGCCCAGAAGAGTATTCAGGCGACTATGATAATGGTGCAGATTTCGGTGGCCTGGTTGGCTACGATTTCGGTGCCTTCCGCCTTGAAGCTGAAGCCAGCTATCGTACTGCAAACCTTGAAACGTTCACTGTTTCGCCAGGTTTTCTTAACCAAGTGCCAGCTGGCACATCGCAAGCTGCAAACGGCGAATTCAACGCTCTGAGCTTCATGGTGAACGGTCTTTTTGACTTTGGTTCGGATGATGGTCTTCAAGCATTCTTCGGCGGTGGTATCGGCGTTGCTCGGACTGACTTCGAAGCGCAGTATTTCTCCAACCTTTCGCCAGTGATCGATGATTCCGACACTGGTCTGGCTTGGCAGATTCTTGCGGGCGTTCGTGCTCCAATCAGCGACAGCTGGGATGCCGGTCTTCGCTATCGCTATTTCAACGCGCCATCGATCGAATTGTTCGATACGGTTGGCAACACACTTGATACAGATGCTAGCTCGCACTCGCTGCTGGGTACGCTGACGTACAACTTTGGCGGCGAAGACACACCACCACCACCGCCTCCGCCACCACCACCACCACCACCGCCTCCACCACCACCGCCTCCGCCACCACCGCCACCGCCACCGCCACCGCCGTGCAACACTGGCCCGTACATCGTATTCTTCGATTTCGACCAGTCAGACATCACTGCGGAAGCCGCGACAGTTCTTAATAACGCTGTCACTGCTTATGCGAATTGCGGAACGGCGAACGTTATGCTTGCCGGTCACACCGACCGTTCAGGCAGCGTGACCTACAACATGGGTCTGGCTGAGCGTCGTAACACTTCGGTTACCGACTACCTCACCGGTCGTGGTATCCCAGGTGCTCGCATCAGTAGCGAAGCGTTTGGCGAATCGCAGCCACGCGTACCAACCGCCGATGGCGTTCGCGAACTGCAGAACCGCCGCGTTGAAGTATCTTACGGTCCAGGTTCGGGCATGTAA
- a CDS encoding DUF2793 domain-containing protein translates to MLQLAVDASLSEPPTNAENGATFRITPEGTGEWMGQDNKIAIKIADSWNYFEPNEGMRVFDRTADRFLLFRSGWVEAIAPDIPSGGQIIDNQARAAIEDLIQALRNAGIFAAA, encoded by the coding sequence TTGCTTCAGCTAGCTGTCGACGCAAGCCTATCCGAACCACCGACAAACGCCGAAAATGGCGCAACCTTCAGGATCACACCCGAAGGCACCGGGGAATGGATGGGACAAGATAACAAGATCGCGATCAAGATCGCAGATAGTTGGAATTATTTCGAACCCAACGAAGGAATGCGAGTCTTTGATCGTACCGCTGACCGATTCTTGTTATTCAGATCGGGTTGGGTCGAGGCCATTGCTCCAGACATTCCTTCAGGTGGTCAAATCATTGACAATCAAGCAAGGGCGGCAATCGAAGACCTGATTCAAGCGCTTCGAAACGCTGGCATTTTCGCTGCTGCTTGA